CGGGACAGTCACCGGCGACCTCCATGATATAGGAAAGAATCTCGTTTCAATGGTCGTTGAGGGCAGCGGATGGGAAATCGTTGATCTTGGCGTGGATGTAAGTCCGGAGAAATTTCTTGAAGCCCTTCAGCAGCACCCCGAATCCGCCGTAGGCCTGTCCGCGCTCCTGACAACGACAATGCCGGCAATGGCCCAAACAGTCAAGGCGATCAAGGGACAGAATCCTGCTGTTAAAGTACTGGTCGGCGGCGCCCCTATTTCCCAGGAATTTGCAGAAAAAACAAGAGCGGACTGCTACTGTCCCGATCCACAGAGCGCGGCCGATTATCTCGCCGGAATTGCCGCATAAACAATCGGAGTGCATTTATGAATAACACAGGGACTTACAAAGAATTCTCAACGGCCGTTGAGAGCTTACGTCTCCCTGCGGTGCGCGTGCTTAACGCTATGGGGTATGCCGACGGCAGTGCTCCTGAACCGGTCCCGGA
This portion of the Chitinivibrionales bacterium genome encodes:
- a CDS encoding cobalamin-binding protein, producing MNEKVEQITLCIKRGKINKASLFPPDMKEQDGADELVKRAIDNGVKPSDILDACMKGMQEIGTLFSQNKVFVPDLLMSAKAMSAAMEHLKPYFQSGEVKRKGTFIIGTVTGDLHDIGKNLVSMVVEGSGWEIVDLGVDVSPEKFLEALQQHPESAVGLSALLTTTMPAMAQTVKAIKGQNPAVKVLVGGAPISQEFAEKTRADCYCPDPQSAADYLAGIAA